The Zingiber officinale cultivar Zhangliang chromosome 9A, Zo_v1.1, whole genome shotgun sequence genome window below encodes:
- the LOC122019093 gene encoding zinc finger MYM-type protein 1-like, producing MKVKEYFLGFLKVDDTIGQGLFEELQNVLKSFDLDIDNVRGQGYDNGANMKGRHQDVQKKLLDINHRALYTPCGCHCLNSTLCDTVNSCGKAQDFFGVVQQIYTIFSHSTKRWKILIDHVTVKGLTLKPLSITRWESRTESVKAVVLQAQQIREVLLQVAKEKDTDSKIRSEAKSLATFELGNFEFLVGMIIWYEILGKVNIVSKSLQYENMLIGVVMTKIMKLIASFEEYRESGFGQAINTAKELASTMEADPVFPKKRQIYRKKHFDEVTYESSKLSQESAEEAFRVHYFLFIVNQTIGSLKKRFEQYEEYEDLFGFLFTAEKLSSLIDEDLKARCKNLERKLQRKNGTRQDVSNLDGDDLYQELKII from the coding sequence ATGAAAGTAAAAGAATACTTTTTGGGATTTTTAAAAGTGGATGATACAATAGGACAAGGCTTGTTTGAAGAACTGCAAAATGTGTTGAAAAGTTTTGAtcttgatattgataatgtgagaggACAGGGATATGATAATGGGGCAAATATGAAAGGGAGGCACCAAGACGTACAAAAAAAATTGTTGGATATAAATCATAGAGCATTGTATACTCCATGTGGTTGTCATTGTTTGAATTCAACACTTTGTGATACTGTAAATTCCTGTGGCAAAGCGCAAGACTTTTTTGGAGTAGTACAACAGATTTATACAATATTTTCTCATTCTACAAAGAGGTGGAAGATTTTGATAGATCATGTAACGGTAAAAGGTTTAACTCTCAAGCCATTGTCAATCACTCGATGGGAAAGTCGTACTGAAAGTGTAAAAGCAGTGGTACTTCAAGCTCAACAAATCAGAGAAGTTTTACTTCAAGTTGCAAAAGAAAAAGACACTGACTCTAAAATAAGAAGTGAAGCTAAGTCTTTAGCAACATTTGAACTtggaaattttgagtttttagtggGTATGATTATTTGGTATGAGATATTGGGTAAAGTTAATATTgttagcaaaagcttacaatatgAAAACATGCTTATTGGCGTTGTTATGACCAAGATTATGAAGTTAATTGCTTCTTTTGAAGAATATAGAGAATCTGGATTTGGACAAGCTATCAATACAGCAAAAGAACTTGCTTCAACAATGGAGGCTGATCCTGTTTTTCCTAAAAAAAGacaaatatatagaaaaaaaCATTTTGATGAGGTTACATATGAGTCTTCGAAACTATCTCAAGAATCTGCTGAGGAAGCTTTTAGAGTTCATTATTTCTTGTTCATAGTAAATCAAACAATTGGGTCATTGAAGAAAAGGTTTGAGCAATATGAGGAATATGAAGATCTTTTTGGATTTCTTTTCACAGCTGAAAAGTTGAGTTCATTGATTGATGAGGACTTGAAAGCTCGTTGTAAGAATCTTGAAAGGAAACTACAAAGAAAAAATGGTACAAGACAAGATGTTTCAAATTTGGATGGAGATGACTTATATCAAGAACTGAAAATCATATAA
- the LOC122021075 gene encoding U-box domain-containing protein 27-like — protein sequence MGRKEERPGQALEVKVPNLFRCPISLDVMRSPVSLCTGVTYDRASIQRWLESGNTTCPATMLPLPSTDLIPNLTVQRLIHIWSASAAASASSPSAVLTRRVASDHLREINSSAADHDTVPALRKLADFFSSVEVDEIDKNDLVNAGGCPTVLAPLLLRKDSKLEVSAAVARVLALILTSDVITEGNKKIVVSTLVSDLHRSISALVRLLRDEARIESRIDAAWVLDAIVAAAASDAEAKMLIAENEEMIGELVRLIEPADEKGTAMDCRAVEAGLGCLDGISSAKRARPRMVRLGIVEVLTRVLGADPAVSTPVAAGKALRIMEAVAGCAEGRAAICEEGAAAVSAVVRRMVKTGREGAEAAVAVLWSVCHAFRDRRAAEALAAAEGGATKLLLVMQSGCSPAARQMAADLLKISRVNSKSCLAGYDTKTTHITPF from the coding sequence ATGGGGAGAAAGGAAGAGAGGCCCGGGCAGGCGTTGGAGGTGAAGGTACCGAACCTATTCCGGTGCCCCATATCGCTGGACGTGATGCGGTCACCTGTGAGCCTGTGCACCGGAGTAACTTACGACCGTGCCTCCATCCAACGGTGGCTTGAATCGGGAAACACCACGTGTCCGGCCACGATGCTCCCCCTCCCTTCCACCGACCTCATCCCCAACCTCACCGTTCAGCGCCTGATCCACATCTGGTCCGCCTCCGCCGCCGCCTCCGCCTCCTCACCATCCGCTGTCCTCACTCGCCGGGTCGCCAGCGACCACCTCCGAGAGATCAACTCCTCGGCCGCCGATCACGACACGGTCCCCGCTCTCCGCAAGCTCGCGGACTTCTTCTCCAGCGTCGAGGTCGATGAGATCGACAAGAACGACCTTGTCAACGCCGGTGGATGCCCCACCGTCCTCGCCCCCCTTCTCCTGCGGAAAGATTCCAAGCTGGAGGTCTCGGCGGCGGTGGCGAGGGTTCTCGCCTTGATCTTGACTTCCGATGTCATCACGGAGGGCAATAAGAAGATTGTGGTTTCCACTCTCGTTTCAGATCTCCATCGCTCGATTTCGGCTCTGGTGCGGCTTTTGAGGGATGAGGCGCGCATCGAGTCGCGGATCGATGCGGCATGGGTCCTCGATGCAATCGTAGCCGCCGCCGCGTCCGACGCGGAAGCCAAGATGTTGATCGCCGAAAATGAGGAGATGATCGGAGAGCTTGTCCGGCTCATCGAACCGGCCGATGAGAAGGGGACTGCAATGGATTGCCGGGCAGTCGAGGCGGGCTTAGGGTGCCTGGATGGGATCTCTTCGGCGAAGCGTGCCCGGCCGCGGATGGTGCGGCTGGGGATCGTGGAGGTGCTGACTCGGGTGTTGGGTGCAGATCCCGCAGTGTCGACGCCTGTGGCAGCAGGGAAAGCGCTGCGAATAATGGAGGCGGTTGCCGGGTGCGCCGAGGGCCGGGCGGCGATCTGTGAAGAAGGTGCAGCGGCGGTGTCGGCGGTCGTGCGGAGGATGGTCAAGACAGGGAGAGAGGGGGCGGAGGCGGCGGTGGCTGTGCTGTGGAGCGTGTGCCACGCATTTCGAGACCGTCGGGCAGCTGAAGCACTGGCGGCGGCCGAGGGAGGGGCGACGAAGCTGCTTCTCGTAATGCAGAGTGGGTGCTCGCCGGCGGCGAGGCAGATGGCGGCGGACTTGCTTAAGATCTCCCGGGTGAACTCCAAGAGCTGCCTCGCGGGGTACGATACCAAGACCACCCACATCACTCCTTTCTGA